The Streptomyces sp. NBC_01454 genome includes a window with the following:
- a CDS encoding PhzF family phenazine biosynthesis protein → MRYDLADVFTDTPLGGNQLAVFTELTAVDATVMQAIALEMNLSETVFLRPAEAGGDVRAKLYSTVCEVDFAGHPLLGTAAVLAQHLVAEETTLRVETNVGIVPVTTHRLSEDRYTAWMRQPLPKISPVPDEQAAQLIAVLGLEQSLLPVTLYDAGIPHLYVMADSPEAVRAIVPDFPALGRAAGESRARINVFALTGPTTAVTRMFSPYDRVPEDPACGSAAGPLAAHLVRHRLLASGVQLTLIQGEAVNRPSTLYAQAVADQDDIQSIDVGGGVCLIGSGRLRLPGPGGSAARPADRTAAA, encoded by the coding sequence GTGCGCTACGACCTCGCCGACGTGTTCACCGATACTCCGCTGGGGGGCAACCAGCTCGCCGTGTTCACCGAGCTCACGGCGGTGGACGCCACCGTGATGCAGGCCATCGCCCTGGAGATGAACCTGTCCGAGACCGTCTTCCTGCGCCCCGCCGAGGCGGGCGGCGACGTCAGGGCAAAGCTGTACTCCACGGTCTGCGAGGTGGACTTCGCGGGCCACCCGCTGCTCGGCACGGCCGCGGTCCTGGCCCAGCACCTGGTCGCCGAGGAGACCACGCTGCGCGTCGAGACGAACGTCGGCATCGTGCCGGTCACCACCCACCGCCTCAGCGAGGACCGCTACACCGCGTGGATGCGCCAACCCCTCCCGAAGATCTCACCAGTCCCGGACGAACAAGCCGCCCAACTCATCGCCGTACTCGGCCTCGAACAGAGTCTGCTGCCTGTCACCCTGTACGACGCCGGAATCCCGCACTTGTACGTGATGGCCGACTCCCCCGAGGCCGTGCGCGCCATCGTCCCCGACTTCCCCGCCCTGGGCCGCGCCGCCGGTGAGAGCCGAGCCCGCATCAACGTCTTCGCCCTCACCGGCCCCACCACCGCGGTTACCCGCATGTTCTCCCCCTACGACCGCGTCCCCGAGGATCCCGCGTGCGGATCGGCGGCCGGTCCCCTCGCCGCGCACCTCGTACGTCACCGACTCCTGGCCTCCGGCGTCCAGCTCACCCTCATCCAGGGCGAGGCCGTAAACCGGCCATCCACCTTGTACGCGCAGGCGGTGGCCGACCAAGATGACATCCAGTCGATCGACGTCGGCGGCGGAGTCTGTCTCATCGGCTCCGGTCGCCTGCGTCTTCCCGGCCCCGGTGGCAGCGCCGCCAGGCCGGCCGATCGCACCGCAGCTGCGTAA
- a CDS encoding methyltransferase domain-containing protein yields MNDHGVAHGFTSVDTQPRPAEWVHVLDRLSAEPFYAAYKERLQEFLRAQAGGLFLEVGAGTGGAAVALRSRCGAEVVAVDSSLTMIAQARDRGLPYAAVADGHRLPFAAGRFDGAWADRVLQHVAEPARVLDELLRVVRPGGRVVLADPDYDTQVLDIDDQELARRVLRFRVDAALRNGSLAHQHAGLLAARGLHDITVEARTLVVRDPSAADNVMGLRTWAHTAAARGYLDLMDADRFVAQFDDAVRAGRFTYAVTFFLTAGTLPLPG; encoded by the coding sequence ATGAACGATCACGGTGTTGCTCACGGTTTCACGTCGGTGGACACGCAGCCCCGGCCCGCCGAGTGGGTTCACGTCCTGGACCGGTTGAGTGCGGAGCCGTTCTACGCTGCTTACAAGGAGCGCTTGCAAGAGTTCCTGCGTGCCCAGGCTGGCGGACTGTTCCTTGAGGTCGGAGCGGGTACCGGGGGCGCCGCCGTGGCCCTGCGCTCGCGTTGTGGGGCCGAGGTCGTCGCGGTCGACAGCTCCTTGACGATGATCGCGCAGGCACGGGACCGAGGACTGCCGTACGCCGCTGTCGCGGACGGGCACAGGCTGCCGTTCGCAGCGGGTCGGTTTGACGGCGCCTGGGCCGACCGGGTCCTGCAGCACGTCGCCGAACCGGCCCGGGTGTTGGACGAGTTGCTGCGGGTGGTCCGCCCCGGCGGCCGGGTCGTCTTGGCAGACCCGGACTACGACACCCAGGTACTAGACATCGACGACCAGGAGCTTGCCCGCCGGGTGCTGCGCTTCCGGGTCGATGCGGCGCTGCGCAACGGTTCGCTGGCCCACCAGCACGCCGGACTGCTCGCTGCCCGCGGCCTCCACGACATCACGGTGGAAGCCCGGACTCTGGTAGTGCGCGACCCGTCGGCGGCCGACAATGTCATGGGCCTGCGTACCTGGGCGCACACCGCCGCAGCCCGGGGCTACCTCGACCTCATGGACGCGGACCGGTTCGTGGCCCAGTTCGACGATGCCGTGCGCGCGGGTCGCTTTACATACGCCGTCACGTTCTTCCTGACTGCGGGCACGCTGCCCTTGCCAGGCTGA
- a CDS encoding restriction endonuclease has product MGGIRLRAPRGRREQVAAGIVALAVATMLVQAATGLWHTIVREWPLAVAAAVAALLAAVGWQIRRTRQRRAQAALLAVLRLPLVRIDALSDTDFEFALRDLLIRDGWSAQQVGQAGDQAADVIGRHTQRGRIVLQAKHTTVGGKVDSKVMYQVKGTARPVHKADVAVVVTNGGFTRDAKAWGERHQIHWVDRERLRQWAEDGVPLHTLLRLPARRPRKTTVRRAA; this is encoded by the coding sequence ATGGGCGGCATCCGACTGCGCGCGCCGCGCGGTCGCCGCGAACAGGTGGCAGCGGGCATCGTCGCGCTGGCGGTGGCCACCATGCTGGTTCAGGCTGCCACGGGGCTGTGGCACACGATCGTGCGCGAGTGGCCACTCGCGGTCGCCGCGGCCGTGGCGGCCTTGCTGGCTGCCGTCGGATGGCAGATCAGGAGGACTCGTCAGCGGCGGGCCCAGGCCGCGCTCCTCGCGGTTCTCCGCCTCCCTCTGGTGCGGATCGACGCTCTCAGCGATACGGATTTCGAATTCGCACTCCGGGATCTGCTCATCCGTGACGGCTGGTCCGCGCAGCAGGTCGGACAGGCCGGCGATCAGGCCGCCGACGTCATCGGCCGGCATACCCAGCGGGGGCGGATCGTGCTGCAGGCCAAGCACACCACCGTCGGCGGGAAGGTCGACTCCAAGGTGATGTACCAGGTCAAGGGGACTGCCAGGCCCGTCCACAAGGCCGATGTCGCGGTCGTGGTCACCAACGGCGGCTTCACCCGCGACGCCAAGGCATGGGGCGAGCGGCACCAGATCCACTGGGTCGACCGCGAGCGGCTGCGGCAGTGGGCCGAGGACGGAGTCCCGCTGCACACCCTGTTGCGCCTGCCCGCCCGCAGACCACGCAAGACGACGGTTCGACGAGCTGCATAG
- a CDS encoding glycosyltransferase family 4 protein: protein MITSVRFVVPVGIRDESRPSGGNVYDLELHQALSELGWTSRLLPVEGTWPRPSDEDRRRLADTLDILPSGSTVLLDGLVACGVPEIMEAASKRLRLVILVHLPLADETGLDPVVARELDTAERRSLQCVSAVIATSAHTAAKIASHHNLPANTVHAAVPGVHEESEAALGYGGDLLCVASLTPRKGHPTIITALSGLTDLTWHLRLAGSLEQDPTHVARLRHMIDEAGIADRISLVGTLVGAELDAAYRTTDLLVLPSHEETYGMVLTESLARAVPVYASAVGGVPEAVGKTSGGYPGRLLPPGDSAAWAGALREWLGDADLRDRLKARAQRRRPTLPTWRSTAMTVVGALSDRPADISGRGPRPTVFTAPYPWPPVDVAINKGSGS, encoded by the coding sequence ATGATCACTTCTGTTCGATTCGTCGTGCCAGTCGGCATCAGGGATGAGAGCCGCCCGAGCGGCGGAAACGTCTACGACCTCGAACTGCACCAGGCACTGTCGGAGCTCGGATGGACATCTCGCCTGCTGCCCGTGGAGGGCACCTGGCCACGTCCGAGCGACGAGGACCGCCGCAGGCTGGCCGACACCCTGGACATCCTGCCCAGCGGCTCAACTGTGCTGCTCGATGGCCTGGTCGCGTGCGGCGTCCCCGAAATCATGGAAGCCGCTTCAAAGCGGCTTCGTCTGGTGATCCTCGTGCACCTACCCCTCGCCGACGAGACGGGCCTGGACCCAGTGGTGGCCCGGGAACTGGATACGGCCGAGCGTCGGTCCCTTCAGTGCGTGTCCGCAGTCATCGCCACCAGCGCCCACACTGCCGCCAAGATCGCCTCCCACCACAACCTGCCCGCGAACACGGTGCACGCTGCGGTGCCTGGCGTTCATGAGGAGTCCGAGGCGGCCCTCGGCTACGGCGGCGACTTGCTGTGTGTCGCCTCCCTCACGCCGCGCAAGGGACATCCGACGATCATCACGGCCCTGTCGGGCCTTACGGACCTGACCTGGCACCTGCGGCTCGCCGGCAGCCTTGAGCAGGACCCCACTCATGTCGCCCGCCTCCGTCACATGATTGACGAGGCCGGTATCGCCGACCGGATCTCACTGGTCGGCACCCTAGTTGGCGCCGAGCTGGACGCCGCGTACCGCACGACCGACCTCCTGGTCCTGCCCAGCCATGAGGAAACGTACGGCATGGTCCTCACGGAATCCTTGGCGCGGGCAGTGCCGGTGTATGCCTCGGCCGTCGGAGGCGTGCCCGAGGCCGTAGGCAAGACGTCCGGCGGCTACCCGGGCCGGCTCCTCCCTCCAGGGGACAGCGCCGCCTGGGCTGGCGCTCTCCGCGAGTGGCTCGGTGACGCTGACCTACGCGACCGGCTGAAGGCTCGGGCCCAGAGGCGCCGGCCCACCCTACCTACCTGGCGATCGACGGCAATGACCGTGGTGGGAGCCCTGTCCGATCGGCCCGCAGACATCTCCGGGCGCGGGCCCCGGCCGACAGTCTTCACCGCACCGTACCCGTGGCCGCCGGTCGACGTGGCCATCAACAAAGGCAGCGGATCTTGA
- a CDS encoding restriction endonuclease: MVFDEDGSLDPVLKGILWLILGIAIAKVAWTWLKEDAWPWVRDDVGGWFRDDVWGWLMGHPWWFALIILGTLVLLCFVVFSDRGGYVAYSDAPDDSANESSDSEPGSTAPKVLTFRMKQLAAMSANGFEQACADLLARDGFVRPRRVGGSGDLGADVLAWDPDDHKVVVQCKQYSAPVGSGALQKFNGTAVPEHHADIAVIVALNGFTRPAVDFAQRHGIVLIGRPELKRWAHGEHLYTVVEEQRSPA, from the coding sequence ATGGTGTTCGACGAGGACGGGTCACTGGACCCTGTACTGAAGGGCATCCTCTGGCTGATCCTCGGCATAGCCATCGCCAAGGTCGCCTGGACGTGGCTCAAGGAGGATGCGTGGCCCTGGGTTCGCGATGACGTCGGGGGCTGGTTCAGGGACGACGTGTGGGGATGGCTCATGGGGCACCCCTGGTGGTTCGCGCTGATCATCCTGGGCACGCTCGTGCTGCTGTGCTTCGTGGTCTTCTCTGACCGGGGCGGCTACGTCGCCTACAGCGACGCACCCGACGACAGCGCGAACGAGAGCAGCGATAGCGAGCCCGGGAGTACCGCGCCGAAGGTCTTGACCTTCCGGATGAAGCAGCTCGCCGCGATGAGCGCGAACGGCTTCGAGCAGGCATGCGCCGACCTGCTGGCCCGGGACGGGTTCGTGCGCCCCCGCCGGGTCGGCGGATCCGGAGACTTGGGTGCGGACGTCCTGGCCTGGGACCCGGACGACCACAAAGTCGTTGTGCAGTGCAAGCAATACAGCGCCCCGGTCGGATCGGGAGCGCTGCAGAAGTTCAACGGCACCGCGGTTCCCGAACACCACGCGGACATCGCCGTCATCGTGGCACTCAACGGTTTCACCAGGCCCGCAGTTGACTTTGCCCAGCGGCACGGCATCGTCCTCATCGGACGGCCGGAGCTCAAGCGCTGGGCGCACGGCGAACATCTGTACACAGTCGTCGAGGAGCAGCGCTCTCCCGCATAG
- a CDS encoding phosphotransferase family protein — translation MRHRLIPTALAEAARRRGLLLAEQLRELQCVNTHQDIHPDNILIRPGGKIALLDFDHATTAEYASDFVKPDRWCLPSADDRQRMLDAYWQQRGQPADPLFEQHLAFHRLVITLSYFLYWHGRDPTQLPGCTAALRTELERT, via the coding sequence ATCCGGCACCGCCTGATTCCCACCGCTCTCGCCGAGGCGGCCCGCCGACGAGGTTTGCTGCTGGCCGAACAGCTCCGCGAACTGCAGTGCGTGAATACCCATCAGGACATCCACCCCGATAACATCCTCATCCGTCCCGGCGGCAAGATCGCCCTGCTCGACTTCGACCACGCCACCACCGCGGAATACGCCAGCGACTTCGTCAAACCCGACCGCTGGTGCCTGCCCTCCGCCGACGACCGGCAACGGATGCTGGACGCCTACTGGCAGCAACGCGGACAACCGGCCGACCCGTTGTTCGAGCAGCACCTCGCCTTTCACCGCCTGGTCATCACCCTGTCGTACTTCCTGTACTGGCACGGCCGTGACCCCACCCAGCTCCCCGGGTGCACCGCGGCCCTGCGAACCGAACTGGAGCGAACATGA
- a CDS encoding NUDIX hydrolase translates to MTTNETATAVSAPAPVTGPGVQVVAALLRRGEHIVLVQEQRDGQEMWSIPGGGVERGELLTEALIREVKEETGLNLTAVGPLAYLVNTTTDRYPSTVVLTFDCAEWDGEIAVHDPDGKVTGAVLLPLDQARAVLASSTATRPEIEPLLDYLDHLSAGRVWSYRDDLPIE, encoded by the coding sequence ATGACCACCAACGAAACCGCCACCGCCGTCTCGGCTCCCGCACCCGTCACCGGGCCCGGCGTCCAGGTCGTCGCCGCACTGCTGCGCCGCGGCGAGCACATCGTCCTGGTCCAGGAACAGCGCGACGGCCAGGAGATGTGGTCCATCCCCGGCGGCGGCGTCGAGCGCGGCGAACTCCTCACCGAGGCCCTTATCCGCGAGGTCAAGGAAGAGACGGGTCTGAACCTGACGGCGGTGGGCCCGCTGGCCTACCTGGTCAACACCACGACCGACCGGTACCCCTCCACCGTCGTGCTGACCTTCGACTGCGCCGAGTGGGACGGCGAGATCGCCGTGCACGACCCGGACGGCAAAGTCACCGGCGCGGTCCTGCTGCCGCTGGACCAGGCCAGGGCCGTCCTGGCGTCTTCCACCGCGACCCGGCCCGAGATCGAACCCCTGCTGGACTACCTCGACCACCTCAGCGCCGGCCGCGTGTGGTCCTACCGGGACGACCTGCCCATCGAATGA